AACTTTCGTTCTATTATGGACGGTCTGATTTTCTCAAAGGAGAGAAATCATGTCCGCTCCTGCCGCTGTTTATCGCCCCCGGAATCCACAGTTATCCGATTATTATCGTTGCGTGGAGGACAATTTTGAGACCTTTATCCAAATCTATGATGAACATTTCTCACGGCAGTACGGCTTCTGGCGGCCTTATGTCGAGCAGGTGATCTATCGCTATCTTGATTGCGGAAATTTGCGAAACGGGTTTGCCCGTGTGAAATGCAAAGACTGCGGCCACGAATACCTTCTGGCATTCTCCTGCAAGCGCCGTCATTTTTGCCCATCATGCCATCAGAAGCGCGTGGTGGAAAACGAAGTTTAATGTTCATAATTTGGGGAATGGCTCTGCATGGATGTCGTCAAGAAGATTCCCCACCGGCATTTTGTATTCAGCATCCCGAAAATCCTCCGCCGTTACTTCCTCTACGATCGGACACTTCTTGCCGATCTCAGCCGCTCGGCATGGGAATCCCTGAAGGTTTTTCTCCAGGATGCGGTTCACG
This window of the Syntrophobacterales bacterium genome carries:
- a CDS encoding transposase zinc-binding domain-containing protein encodes the protein MSAPAAVYRPRNPQLSDYYRCVEDNFETFIQIYDEHFSRQYGFWRPYVEQVIYRYLDCGNLRNGFARVKCKDCGHEYLLAFSCKRRHFCPSCHQKRVVENEV